A single window of Candidatus Ozemobacteraceae bacterium DNA harbors:
- a CDS encoding prepilin-type N-terminal cleavage/methylation domain-containing protein translates to MRGAAGGFTCRRSCANMAKESHGRLPLHADMRGDAGLIRESGPAVLSLPPRLRKPDRHGITFIEIMIAVLILAALLLPVYQFMNSAVRETERFYAEAVAISQAKFIMDTLMFQIPWRAIRAGNPARFEDPKAVPAVQTILNALMPRLFGSGYEGGTVGSYVGDGLLMDKKGFLYRIRLKCVDLDEVEFAIDIPGKGISTFMPNKLTPKDADGKYSVMKKLMLEIRWSLHKGTDPLQDPQAKALHLVAIKSHLDE, encoded by the coding sequence ATGCGGGGGGCGGCTGGGGGATTCACCTGCCGCCGGTCCTGCGCGAACATGGCGAAGGAATCGCACGGACGCCTGCCCCTTCATGCCGATATGCGAGGAGATGCCGGCCTGATTCGCGAAAGCGGGCCGGCCGTCCTCTCTCTGCCGCCCCGGCTCCGGAAGCCTGACCGGCACGGAATCACGTTCATCGAGATCATGATCGCGGTCCTGATCCTCGCGGCGCTCCTGCTTCCGGTCTATCAGTTCATGAACTCGGCCGTTCGCGAGACCGAGCGGTTCTACGCCGAGGCCGTCGCGATCTCGCAGGCGAAGTTCATCATGGATACCCTGATGTTCCAGATTCCGTGGCGGGCTATCCGGGCGGGCAATCCGGCCAGGTTCGAGGACCCGAAAGCCGTACCGGCCGTCCAGACGATTCTGAATGCGCTGATGCCGCGCCTATTTGGCTCCGGATACGAGGGTGGGACGGTCGGAAGCTATGTGGGCGACGGCCTACTCATGGACAAAAAGGGATTCCTGTACCGCATTCGCCTCAAATGCGTCGATCTTGACGAAGTGGAGTTTGCGATCGACATCCCCGGCAAAGGAATCAGCACCTTCATGCCGAACAAGCTGACCCCCAAGGATGCCGACGGCAAGTATTCCGTGATGAAGAAGCTCATGCTGGAGATCCGGTGGTCTCTCCACAAAGGCACCGACCCTCTCCAGGATCCCCAGGCGAAAGCCCTCCATCTTGTTGCGATTAAATCGCACCTGGACGAATGA